GACCGACCCGGACTCCGTCCCTGGCGGCCCGCTTTCTGGCCCGGTCGAGCATGCCCGGACTGATATCGATGGCCTTCACTCTGGCCTCCACCGGGTAATGGGGGAAGTTGGCGCCCGCGCCGACCCCCAGTTCGAAGAGCCAGGCCCAAAGGTCGTAACGACGCTGAACGTGATCCAGCCGCCGGAGACGGGTCGGTCGATCCACCGGCCCGCGGTGGTCAGGGGTCAATCCGGCCCCTCCCCCCGGCGCAGCCGGATGATCCCTTCGCTCCACACCGGGACCACGGGGATCGAATCGAGAAGGGCACAGTAGTCGAGGTCGGCCGCGAAACCCAAGGACTGCAGATCCTGGCCGTGGTGGATCCGCCGGAGGGCTTCGGCCGGCCGGCCGCGGTAGTGGCTGGCGATGGCCAGGGTGGCCCAACTGAGGTCGTCGTAGTCAGCCTCGAGGTCATAGCCGTCCAGATCGGCCGCCTCGGGCAGGGCTTCGAGGATCAACCCCGCGGCCAGGGCATCCTCAAGGGAGAAGCTGCCCCGGGTGCCGGCGCAGATGATCACCAGGTCCCGACCCTCAGCGATGACCGCCCGGGCGACGGCCCCGGCGTTGAGGACCGCTCCCATGAAGACCCTGGCGGCGGTCGAGGCGGCATGGACGGCCCTCGTCCCGTTGGTCGTGGTCAGGATGATGGTCTTGCCGGCGACCACGTCGGGAGTGTATTCGCGAGGTGAGTTGCCGAGGTCGAAGCCGGGGATGAGGACGGCCTTGCGTTCGCCCCCCAGGAGGACCCGCCCCCCGGGCATCGTTCGGGCCAGGGCCCGGGCTTCTTCGGGGGTGAGGACGGGGATGACCCCGTGGGCCCCGGCCGCCAGCGCGGCCACGATCGTGCTGGTCGCTCGAAGGACGTCGATGACCACGGCGGTCAGACTGGGCAGAGCCGGGTCGCCGGCACGGTCGGCGGCCTCTTCGGCGGTTCCCCAGACGGCTACTTTCAGTTGCAGACGGTGAGGCCGCTCAGGGTTGTGGCCCCTCCGACCGGTGATCGATTCAGCCAATCATCGTCACTCACTTTCGTCTGAGGGCTGCAGGGGCGCCGGGCTCCGGCCGGGCAGGACTCTTCCCTGCTACCGGCGAAATGCCCCGGCGAAGGGCGAAGGGGGACGGTCATGCGCGGCCACCGCTTCAGGCATCTGCTTTCCAAACAGAACAGCGTCGACTTCGCCCGGCTCGAGCCGGGGGACATCGTCCTGTGCGCCAACCCGCACGACGCCTCGCTCCTGCGAACTTTTCTCTTCTGGTCGCACGCCGGCCTCTACACCGGCCTTCCTGAAGCGGCCAAGGCCTTCGTCGACGCGGTCGATCTGCCGGTCCGACGCCGGAGCGAGCGCCGGCTCCCCTGGCAAAGGGTGCGCTTCACAAGCAAGCGTATGTACCTATCATACGTCGATATTCTGGTCCTTCGTGTGGACTGCTCGAAGGAAAAACGGGAAGCAGCCGCCGCCTTCGCCGTGGCCCAGGTCGGCAAGCCCTTCCCTCGTCACCTCTTCAGGACCTTCTTCCGGCTCCATGACCAGACTGCCTTCACCTGCACGTCCCTGGTTTATCATGCCTACCGCGGGCAGGGCGTGGACCTGTCCCCCCGAATCCTCCTCGGCCGGACCATCCCCTGGCCTTCATCCCTGGCCCGGCACCCCCGAATCGAGGAGGTCGCCCGGGGGACGCGCTGGCGCCCGATCCCCCTGTCCGTTCGCAATTGGCGCCCGATCATCCAGCGCCTGTGGTTCCGTTACGTCATCCGGACGCAGATCATCCTCAATCTGAAGCCGAGCCGGCCCGCTCCGGAGCCGGGCGAGGCGCCCCGATGAAACGCCTCGGCCAGTCGGAGACCCGGCGCCTGTCCGGAGGATAGGCCAGAAAAACCAATCCGGCAAGGAAGAAGAAGAACCCGGCCGCGGGGCCCATCAGGTAGATCCCGGCCGGGTTTTGCATGCTGTAGCCGAAGCGGCCAAAGAGCCATCCCAGGACAGCCGTGGAGACGGCCATGGCCGCGTTCTGTAGGATGTTCTGGACGCCGTAGTACATAGCCTCTCGGCGTTTGCCGGTGACCAGCTCGTCGAAGTCGATGCAGTCCGAGATGAGCGGGTTGGGTAGCATGTAGAGGGCCGACAGGGGCACGCCGACAGCGGCCATCAGGGCCAGGCCCTGGACCATCGGGGAGAACGGCAGAGGTACCCGCCCGACCAGGAAGAACAGTGGAAAGAGGGCGGCGATGGCCAGGATGGCCCAGGTGTAGAGGCGCTTCTTGCCGACCCTGGGGGCCAGCTTGGACATCAGCGGGAAGCAAGCCACAGCCGTCGCCAGGTGAGCTCCGAGGAACAGCCCGACCGACCCCTCGGACTGCTTGAGGACCACGGTGACGTAATACGGGAGCCCGCCCATGACGGCGTTAAAGCCGACGTAGAAGAGGGCCATGTTCAGCTCATAGGCCAGGAACGGACCGTTCGTGAAGGTCTTCAGGAGCATGTCCCAAAAGCCCATCCCAACCGCGTCCCGGGCGGTCTTGGGGGTCTCCCTTATGGTCAGGAACGGAAGGTAGATGAGGACCAGGGCGACCGCCCCCATGGCCCAGGCCATCCCCCTGAACCCAAACCGCTCGATCAGCAAGCCCGAGCCCACGGCGGCGATGGCCGTGGTGACCATGGCGAAAAAGGCCCCCCAGGTCGAGACGCCGATCCGTTCATCATCGGTGCGGGCGATCTCGGGCAGGAGGGCCATCAGCGGGTTGAAGACCGCGGTGTAGAAAACAAAGAACGCGTTGATAACCATCGCGAAGTAGATGGTGTTGGCCAGGCTCACCTGGCCATGGGGCGGAGTCCAGAGGAGCCAGTAGATAATCACCATCGGCAGGCCGAGGCCCAGGACATAGGGCATCCGACGTCCGAAGCGTCCGGTCGTCCGATCGCTGAGGAAGGCCACGGGCAGGTCGGCCAGGGCATCGACGATCCGGCCGAGGAGCAGGATGGCGGTGAAGGCGGCGATGGGGATGAGCGGCGTGCCACCCTTCCCCGGCGGCGGGGCGTAGAAGTACATCACCCACGTGACGACCGTGGTGTTCAGCAGGAGCCCGGAACTCGTCCCGGCGGCGTAGGTGATCATTTGGATCGGTCGCAGGGGCCGACGGGAGGTCCGGGACAGGGTCTGGTCGTCCCTCATGGGGTCACCCCTTTCCCGCCGGAGTTCTTCGCCGCCGACGCCCCCCACCCCTTCAGCGGGGGGGGGTTTGTCCAGGATGGGCGCCTCCTAACTACGACGTTTGGCGGCAATCGCGGTGAAGGCGGCGAGGAGGACGCCCGCCGCGATGAACATGCCGACGGCCCCAAGTAGCTGACCGAACACCAAGAGGGCCAAGCCGGCCAGGGTCATCAGGCCGTTGGTCCACAGATCGACCCCGGCCATCTCCCCCCCGCCCATCTTCCAGACGAAGTGGAGGTGGCTGACGTAACGCACGGCGAGAAGGATGACTAGTAATGGAGCCAGCGGTGACGCCCAGAGGTCGCCGTTTCCGTTCCTCAGGCCGTCCCACAGCCAGAGGGCCACGCCGACCAAGGAGACGACGTTGAGGGTCAACGAAGCGCTCTTCTGGTCGGCCGCGATGGCCCGTTCGTCGGCGGCGACGGTCCCGCTTCGACGGGCCCGCCAGGCGGTCCAGGCGAGGGCCCCGAGCACGGCGACGACGGCGGCGCCGATGGCGATGAGGTAGGTCAAGATGGTTGGGTTCATTGTTTGCCTCCTTCAGATGTCGGAGAGCTAGGCCCGGATCCGGCTCGGCCATCGGGCGAGACGCGCGGCCGGGTGTAGCCGGTGGCCCAGAAGACTATGGTGAGAACAACCGAACTGATGAGCATATACCAAGCTCCAGCGATTTGTCCAGTAAAGAGGAGGCCCAGGGCGACGGCGGCCATTAGCAGCGTCGTCCAGGGTCGGTCGCCAAGGATGTCCCCACCGCCCATTCGCCAGGCGAAGAAGGCGCGGCTGGCCAGGAAAGCGACAAAGAAGGTGGCGATGAGGGGCGTCAATGGCGAACGCCATGGGCCGGTCCGTAGCGACGAACCTTCCCACGGACGGAGATCGATGATCCAAAGGATGAAGGCGGCGGTGACGACCACCCAAAGCGTGGCTTCGGAGCTTCGAAAGCGAATCTCCTTGGTGCGCTCGTCTGGCGCCTCGCTGAAGCCTCGCTTCCGCCAGCCGGTAACGATGATCGATAGGGCGGCGGCCGAACCAATAGCCGCTCCCAACAGTTCTGGCCAGTGTCCAGCCCAACCTTCCATCAGCCCTTCCTCCCCTTCGGGCCGTATTCGAAGATGCCCTCGATCGGGCGACTGAAGAATCTCGCCAACTTGAAGGCTAGCTCCAGAGTGGGGTTATACTTGTCGTTCTCGATGGCGTTGATCGTCTGGCGGGTCACCCCGACCTCGGCGGCCAGCTGATCCTGGGTCAGCCCGTCCGCGTCGCGCAGTTCCCTGATGTAGTTCTTCAGATGGGTCACCCCCGCCGTTGGTGTCAAAAGTTCTTTACACCCATATCCTATCCAACCCCGATCTTCTTGTCAAGACTTCTTTACATCGCCCCGGCTCGTTCCGGCCCCGGGCGAGTCCGTCCTCATCGTCGAGGAGGTCGATACGGGCGGCCGAATACGGAAGAAGGGTGACCGTAGCTTGGTCCCCTTCCCCGCTATGACATCCAAACTATGAAGTTGGTCATGCACCCGGACCGGACCGGCAAGCACGCACCGGCCTAAAGCTTGAGACTGATCGTCAACCCGTCACCGATGGGTAGAATCGTGCTATACAGCCTCGGGTCGGCGAAGACGATCTGATTATAGCGATGGACCGGGTCGCTGAGAGCTGCTGGCACCCCCATTGGCTTGAACGAGGCGTCATCGGCGACCACCAGGCCACCCGGCCTGACCAGGGCGATGCACCGTTCGAGCATCTCCGGGTAGAGGGCCTTGTCGGAGTCCTGGAGGATGAGGTCGAAGGGGCCGGCCAGCCGTTCGGCGACCTCTTTGGCGTCCCCCCGGATCAGGTCGACGTAGCCGGACAGGCCGGCGGCGGCCAGGTTCTTCTGGGTCTCGGCGTACAGGTCGGGCCTGAGCTCGATCGAGGTCAGGTGGCCACCCGTGGCCTTGACGGCGGTCGCCAGCCAGACCGTCGAATAACCGAGGCAGGTACCGAACTCGAGGACCCGCTTGGCGTTTGCCATCCTGATCAACAGGCCGAGGAGGCGGCCGACATCCGGGCCGATGGTCGGTTGGATGTCCTCGCGGGCCTCATCCTGCTCGGCGATGGCCCGCAAGTATGGGTGGTCGAGTCTGACGAAGTCATGGATGTAAGTCAGCTTGTCCAATTGTCCCACCTCGTTGCCGCACATGCAGGACGGCGTATGGTAAGCTTTGACTCCACGAGTGTCTCGGGGTCAGTATGCCATGGCCGAACCAAGGTCGGTTCTCAATGTCACTGATTGGGCCAACAGGAACGGATCCCATCATTGCACTGCTTTGGATTGAGGTGGCGAGCGGTGTCGAATATTGTCATTCAATTCCAAACTTTTATTGGCAGGAAATTGGTAGTAGGGGCATAATATACCAACTGGTCCCAAATTGTTATATCAAGGAGGACTGCGTATGCGTCTTGTGGCAAGAAGAGTCGGAGTGCTCTTGACTTTCGCTTTGCTGCTTGCTACCCTTTCGGCGTCTCCCGTCGTGGCCCAAGGCGTACCCCCAGAGTCGGGCGTCTACATCCAAAAGTCTCTGCAGTTCTTCGATGTCAGCGCGACCGAGATTCCGATTGGAGCCGTGGTCGCCAACTTCGCAGGCAACCAGTCTACAGTCATAAGGGTCAAAGTAAGCGTTGGACCTTCGAGTGTTCAACAAGTAGGCACGTGGCGCGCCCTTGAGGTTGGGCAAACGTTCTCGGATCGGCCATCCTTCGAACGTGCTTGGGAAGCCCATCAGTCTCCGGGTACAAAAGTCGGTTCGGTCTCCGCTTTGGCAAAATCAGTAAACGAACTACTTCTCTCTTCAAGCAGCAAGTTTGACTCCATATGCATAAATGTACCCAAACCAGTTGGAGCAAAGCCTGGGGATAAGTACGCAGTAGCCGTCGAAGCTACTCTTGACTCGGGGCAGACCATGACATCTACTGCAACAGCCGTGGCTCAATCCGTCAACGCCCCCTCCGGCTGGATTCTTGGGGATACTCACATACACTCGACATACTCGGATGGCATACAGCTATCCGATATCAGAACACGGGCAACGAGCCTGGGGCACTCCTTCACCTATGTTACCGACCACATCGATCTCATTAGGTCTGGTGCCGGGTGGCTCAACTACTATCTCAATGTTTCCAACGCTTCCGTGCTCCCGTATGTGATGGTACCTGGCCTTGAAGTCACCTGTAGTGATGCAAATGGCGATGGGAAATACGACGGCGACGCACTGGGGTATGGGCTGCCGTCGGATCGTGATCCGGTGAATGTCCAGAACAAGAGCCAGGGATGTGCCCTAACGGTCAGCAGTATCCAGGACTATGGTGGATTTGCCTCCGCCGGTGTGGCTCACCCCAGTGGCAACCCTTCATGGGCATACAAAGGGACGGGCTATAAGAGCGTCCAGACCCTCGGCGACCCGTTCACCAACGGCGATAGTCAGCCATTTTGGACGGACTCGATAGGGACTTATCCCAACTCCTGCAGGCCGGCGGCCACAGCTGGCTCGGATCTGCACTACTCTTGGCAGTCAATGGGCCCTGCCACATGGTTGTACTCGCCCGGCTGGTCTTCTGCGACAACGGTAAGCGCCAAGCAGAGCGCTGTTTCACAGGCCCTCTTTGAGGGCAAGAGTGCAGCCACGGAAGAAGCAGACCTGGCCCATTTTCTCCTGGGAGGCCAATACCCTGGCGCAGACATTTTCGCTGCAGCTGGCACTACGGCCTACTACAGTGTCTATCTCTATGCTCCCAACAACGGCTATCAGGTTCAGATGACCTGGGACTTCTACCGCGGGCTAACCCGCATAAACGGAGGTACGACCCCCGTCCTATCAAGCGGATCAAGCTATTCCTGGGCCAACCTAGCTACGACCGCGCAGTCGGGAAGGTATGGCTATTATCTTGTCGTGCGGTTCGATTATCTGAGCGGGGGAACCGTGGTGTTCTCGAACACAGCGTATTGCGGTCCCAGCTACATACACCAGTAGAGCTGTCGACCGGATTTTGCGCGGGCTTGATGGCAAGCTCTTCCGTCTTGACCGGGAGAGCTTGCCGATTGTTGGCAGTAACCGGACACCGTCGTCCCGGAAGCACAAAGCCCCGGGAGTAACCGACAACCATATTCGATCGTCTAGAACAAAAGGAACCCACGTGACATCGAAGAATATGGGGACTTGGACATGTGCCGTGGTGCCTGGTTCCGGCAAATCCGATGGGGAAGGAATCCATTTGAGCTTTCAGAGAGGATATGGCGCCGAGGGGCGCTAGGCAGGTGGTGGCCTTGAGGAGACGGCTCCGACTCGCGACCCTAGTCGCCAGCGTCGGCGCAGCCGGGGCGATGGTGTGGCTGGCGCATAGGCAACCACCCGTCGTCTTGGGGCCACAGTTCCGACTGCTGTGCTTGGGCATCGGCACGTTCATATGGCCGTCGGTGCTCTCCCCCTGGCTCGGGCGCTTGCCCAGGCGGTGGCGACCGTGGCTGGCCTGGATTGCTGTGCCTTTGGCCTTCTGGATCCAGGGTGAGCCTCTTGTTGGGTTCGTACACGGGTTCCCAGTGCCGAACACTGGCCTCTTCCTTTTTATCATCACGGCGGGGGTCATGGCTTCAATCATGGCGGAACTCGCCGCCGGCCAGTTGGTTCGCGGTATGTATTGGTGGCTGCCCAGCGTGGCGCTGCTTGTAGCCATCGCCGCGCAGGTCCTGACGGGGTTCTCAGTGACCAGGGTCATCGGCGCAGCACCCGGGAAGGTGCTTGTCAAGGATCTGACCCTGGCCGAGACAAGCATGATCAGCGGCGTACCCCCCACGGAGCGGCACCTTGAGGGCTTTTCACGGGACAATGTCATCTTCGTTTTCGCCGAAGACACCGTTGTCCGCTGGACTGAAACCGATGGTTTCAAGACCCGGCATCTGCCCCTTCGAGCCGGCGGACTGGAAGTCCGGGTTGATGGGGAGCGCTTCTACCTCTTGGAGAAGAGCACGGGGCGGATAAGGTGTCTTGATCCTGATGGCCGCATCCTCTGGGAAACGGCAGAGCTCGGATCGGCAAATCAGGTTGTGTGGACGGAGGGCAACGTTTGGCTCTTAGGCTACCCCGCCGCCACGGTGCAGCCTGACCAGGTGAGGGTGCGACTGTCGGCGGTCTCTCTTGCAGACGGGGTTTGGGGAATCTTTGAGGTCAAGCCGCCCGAGGGAACCCGGTGGTCCCCACCGACGCCCTTCGTAGAGTGGGCCTACCTGGCGGCGTGCGGGAACACCGCTGCCGTCGTGGGCTTCGCCTTTCCAATCGACGGGCCGGGAAGCCAGACTGAACCCCGTGCCTTCGCCGTCAAAGCCAACCTCCATGGGATCTCACCAAGGGAGACGGACCTCTCGCCGTTGCCGGTTCGGGCAACTGCTCTGCCGGAGGTCGGACGGAGTCCCCTAGGGGTTTTCGAGGACACCCTCATCTACATCGGTGAGCAGCTCTATCTTGCGGCCTACGACCTTAACAGTGGGAACCAGTTGTGGTCTCAGCCCTTGCCGAGCAGACTCGCCGAAGCCGAACTCCACCTGACCCCGTCTGAGGTGGTTCTGAGCGGCCAGCAAAGCTCCTCAGCCGGAACAGCAGACTCCAGCGCAGTCCGCCGTGGGCTGTTGGTCGGCTATGACCTGAGGTCGGGTAAGGAGGCCTTCGTCCACGAATTCCCGGAAGAAGCGGTTCGCGCTGAACCAGTCGGGCATGATCTTGTTGTCATCGGAGACGAAGGGACTGTGACAAGGATTGGGCTCGGGGGACGAGTAGAATGGACCCAGCAACTTGGTCCGGGCTGCCGGCTCCTCTGGATGAGCAAAGCCACAGACCAGCTGGCCCTATTCGAGCCGGAATCGCGCAAGGCCCCGGCGGTGCTGCGCCTCTCCGATGGAGCCATCCTATCCAGGCAAAGCAATGTCGTCAATAGCTTTGACTACCTTCTCAGTGACCGGACGCTCGTTAGGCTTCGCAGCCCCGGTGCGCCGCGTCAAATGGTCCTCTTGGTGAAGGGGGACGACGTTCAGATCCTGGACTTGCTGAAGCAGACGAACTCGGTTCTGACGACTTCCAGTGCCATTCTGGCGGTCGGCGCGGAGGGGTCAGAGATCACTTTCTACCTATTGCGGCCCGCCCGTCAATAGCGGATGTTTACTCTGGCAGCCATTTCCAGCCAAGAGGCTCGACCCCAAGGGGGCGAGCCTCTTCTTTGACCTCGTTCAGGGATTCGGTCTTCGCACCGAGTCCGGTGCAAGTCTTCGTCTCAGTTCGGCCCAAGCGGCAGTGGGCCGGTGACCCCGTTCCGCGCGGCCACTTCCCGCATGGCCCGGTCGAGCCGGTCCATGGCCGCCGGCGGTGGCGGTGAGCCGGGATGCTTATCCAGGATGTCGTGGGCGATGCGCAGGGCCGCGGAATACGTGTCGAGGCTGCCGGCCTCCTGCCAGCCGCGGCGGTCATGGCGATCGAAGGCCGCGCTGGGCAGGTCGATCTCCTTGCGGTACCAGCGCCGGGTGTGAGCCAGGCTTAGGAAGTAGCCCCCCGGGCCGGCCGCCTTGATGACGTCCACGGCGAGCGTCTCGGGGTTCACCTCGACCCCGCGGAGGGCCCGGTAGATCTGGCCGCAGATGTCGTTGTCGATGACCAGCTTGGCCAGACTGATGGTGTTGACGAAGTCGATCAGCCCGGGGCCGGAGATGATGTTGACCCCGGCCAACGCGGCGAGCATCCCGGACAGGGCCGTCTCCGCCCCCGACTGGGCATCGACCATCTTGCTGTCGCTCAGGGCGGCGTAGGTGTGGGTCGGAAGCCCATAGTACTTGCCCATCTGGGCCGAGGCCATGCCGATGAGGGTGGCCTCGACGGCCGAGAGCGGCGTCGTCCCGAAGCGCATGTCGAAGACGACCGGGGCTCCGCCCCAGACGACTTTGGCCCCCTCCTTGGCGCACTCGGTCAGGACCACCCCGGCCAGGGTCTCGGCGGTGTGCTGGACCACGGAACCGGCGATGGTGGCCGGGGAGGCCGCGCCGGGCATGGGCATGGAGACGAACTCGATGGGCAGGCCGGCCCTGGCCCCATCGATGATGTTGTGGGCGGCCAGATTGGCGAACTTGAGGGGCGGCGACGGGCAGACGTCAAAGACCGCGCGGGGTTTCTTGGCCAACTCCTCCGGACTGCCGGCGACGGCCGCCAGGACGTCCTTCATGTCGTGCAGCCCCTGGACCGAGAAGGCCCCGGTGACGATGGGCTTCTTCGAAGCCCGGAGGATGATGTACAGACGATAGGTGTCGGCGATCTCGTTCGGGGCATCGTGACAGACGATGGCCGTAGCCTGCGTCCCGATGTGCGGCAGGGCGTCGGTCAGGCGGACGACCTGGTCGAGGTCGGCGGCCGTGGAGTCGCGGGCGGTCACCCCGTCGTCCTCGAGGAAGCGAACGGCACAGGAGCCCGGGTCGAAATGAACGCGATTACCGCCGATCAGCGCGGCCGGCCGGCCGGCCCCGTCGTACAGCTGGAACTGCTCCGGCGCGGCGATGATGGCTTTCTCGACCATGGAGGCAGAGATCTTGGCGATCTTCCGCCCGGCGTCGATCTCGGCCCCGTTGGCGGCCAGCAGATCGAGAGCGGAGTTCGAATCGATGAATACGCCCGTCTCCGCGAGGACCTTGATGGCGGCCTCGTGGACCTGCAGCACCTGGTCATGGGTGAAGGGTCCGAGCAGCGGGACTTGTGACAGGTCGAACTTGCCCATCGTCGCTACCTCCCCGTCGTCGGCATGATCGTCCCCATTCCGCGGGATCATCCACCAATCGAAGCAAGAACCATGCCCGAGGGCCTGCATCAGCCCCAAGTGGCTCCGGCCGGCGCCGGCGGCGCCGGGCTCGCCCTCTGGCGGACGAAAAACCGGCGGATGACCAAATCCCGGCAGCTGATTCAGCCCCAGTCGGCCAGCCGGCCGATCCTACTGGCGGGGGGCGAACTTGGCCGTGATCACCTCTGGGTCGATGGCCACCACCGCACAAGACCCGACCTTGCGGTCGGGGATCGGCCCGGCCATTCCGTACCGTTTGACGATCGCCTTCAAGGCCTCGAGTTTCTCCGGGCCGTCAGGTACCTCGCGGGCCCGCCCGAAGATGACGACGCTGCGGTAGCCGACCCCGGCCTCGCAGGGATCATCGCAGTGGTTGAGGCCCAGGTAGTCCAAGGCTTCGAAGCAGACCCTCGGCTCACGCCTAAGGTTGTCGAGCTTGTCCCCCTCCAGGGCGCTGTGCCAATAGACCTTCCCATTCACCCAGGCGAAGGTCAGCGGGACCACGTACGGGTAACCGTCGGCGCCCACCGTCCCCAAATGGCCCACGGGTGCGCTCCGTAGGACCTCCTCGCCCACCTCCGGCCCAGCCGCCCTGATGGTCCTCCGGATCTTGCCCCTCATCCCCGAGATCCCCCTCCCAGGTTGACGGCGGCCGGGTGGACCGCCTCCTCCGGACTTCGACATCGGCGCCGGGAATCCCCCCAGGAGCCTCCTGACCACGGCTCTATCCGGCCAGATAATGGAAAA
This genomic stretch from Bacillota bacterium harbors:
- a CDS encoding class I SAM-dependent methyltransferase, with amino-acid sequence MTPDHRGPVDRPTRLRRLDHVQRRYDLWAWLFELGVGAGANFPHYPVEARVKAIDISPGMLDRARKRAARDGVRVG
- a CDS encoding 2-phosphosulfolactate phosphatase: MAESITGRRGHNPERPHRLQLKVAVWGTAEEAADRAGDPALPSLTAVVIDVLRATSTIVAALAAGAHGVIPVLTPEEARALARTMPGGRVLLGGERKAVLIPGFDLGNSPREYTPDVVAGKTIILTTTNGTRAVHAASTAARVFMGAVLNAGAVARAVIAEGRDLVIICAGTRGSFSLEDALAAGLILEALPEAADLDGYDLEADYDDLSWATLAIASHYRGRPAEALRRIHHGQDLQSLGFAADLDYCALLDSIPVVPVWSEGIIRLRRGEGPD
- a CDS encoding MFS transporter; translated protein: MRDDQTLSRTSRRPLRPIQMITYAAGTSSGLLLNTTVVTWVMYFYAPPPGKGGTPLIPIAAFTAILLLGRIVDALADLPVAFLSDRTTGRFGRRMPYVLGLGLPMVIIYWLLWTPPHGQVSLANTIYFAMVINAFFVFYTAVFNPLMALLPEIARTDDERIGVSTWGAFFAMVTTAIAAVGSGLLIERFGFRGMAWAMGAVALVLIYLPFLTIRETPKTARDAVGMGFWDMLLKTFTNGPFLAYELNMALFYVGFNAVMGGLPYYVTVVLKQSEGSVGLFLGAHLATAVACFPLMSKLAPRVGKKRLYTWAILAIAALFPLFFLVGRVPLPFSPMVQGLALMAAVGVPLSALYMLPNPLISDCIDFDELVTGKRREAMYYGVQNILQNAAMAVSTAVLGWLFGRFGYSMQNPAGIYLMGPAAGFFFFLAGLVFLAYPPDRRRVSDWPRRFIGAPRPAPERAGSASD
- a CDS encoding helix-turn-helix transcriptional regulator; amino-acid sequence: MKNYIRELRDADGLTQDQLAAEVGVTRQTINAIENDKYNPTLELAFKLARFFSRPIEGIFEYGPKGRKG
- a CDS encoding O-methyltransferase; the encoded protein is MGQLDKLTYIHDFVRLDHPYLRAIAEQDEAREDIQPTIGPDVGRLLGLLIRMANAKRVLEFGTCLGYSTVWLATAVKATGGHLTSIELRPDLYAETQKNLAAAGLSGYVDLIRGDAKEVAERLAGPFDLILQDSDKALYPEMLERCIALVRPGGLVVADDASFKPMGVPAALSDPVHRYNQIVFADPRLYSTILPIGDGLTISLKL
- a CDS encoding PQQ-binding-like beta-propeller repeat protein, with amino-acid sequence MRRRLRLATLVASVGAAGAMVWLAHRQPPVVLGPQFRLLCLGIGTFIWPSVLSPWLGRLPRRWRPWLAWIAVPLAFWIQGEPLVGFVHGFPVPNTGLFLFIITAGVMASIMAELAAGQLVRGMYWWLPSVALLVAIAAQVLTGFSVTRVIGAAPGKVLVKDLTLAETSMISGVPPTERHLEGFSRDNVIFVFAEDTVVRWTETDGFKTRHLPLRAGGLEVRVDGERFYLLEKSTGRIRCLDPDGRILWETAELGSANQVVWTEGNVWLLGYPAATVQPDQVRVRLSAVSLADGVWGIFEVKPPEGTRWSPPTPFVEWAYLAACGNTAAVVGFAFPIDGPGSQTEPRAFAVKANLHGISPRETDLSPLPVRATALPEVGRSPLGVFEDTLIYIGEQLYLAAYDLNSGNQLWSQPLPSRLAEAELHLTPSEVVLSGQQSSSAGTADSSAVRRGLLVGYDLRSGKEAFVHEFPEEAVRAEPVGHDLVVIGDEGTVTRIGLGGRVEWTQQLGPGCRLLWMSKATDQLALFEPESRKAPAVLRLSDGAILSRQSNVVNSFDYLLSDRTLVRLRSPGAPRQMVLLVKGDDVQILDLLKQTNSVLTTSSAILAVGAEGSEITFYLLRPARQ
- a CDS encoding trimethylamine methyltransferase family protein, with protein sequence MGKFDLSQVPLLGPFTHDQVLQVHEAAIKVLAETGVFIDSNSALDLLAANGAEIDAGRKIAKISASMVEKAIIAAPEQFQLYDGAGRPAALIGGNRVHFDPGSCAVRFLEDDGVTARDSTAADLDQVVRLTDALPHIGTQATAIVCHDAPNEIADTYRLYIILRASKKPIVTGAFSVQGLHDMKDVLAAVAGSPEELAKKPRAVFDVCPSPPLKFANLAAHNIIDGARAGLPIEFVSMPMPGAASPATIAGSVVQHTAETLAGVVLTECAKEGAKVVWGGAPVVFDMRFGTTPLSAVEATLIGMASAQMGKYYGLPTHTYAALSDSKMVDAQSGAETALSGMLAALAGVNIISGPGLIDFVNTISLAKLVIDNDICGQIYRALRGVEVNPETLAVDVIKAAGPGGYFLSLAHTRRWYRKEIDLPSAAFDRHDRRGWQEAGSLDTYSAALRIAHDILDKHPGSPPPPAAMDRLDRAMREVAARNGVTGPLPLGPN
- a CDS encoding pyridoxamine 5'-phosphate oxidase family protein; amino-acid sequence: MRGKIRRTIRAAGPEVGEEVLRSAPVGHLGTVGADGYPYVVPLTFAWVNGKVYWHSALEGDKLDNLRREPRVCFEALDYLGLNHCDDPCEAGVGYRSVVIFGRAREVPDGPEKLEALKAIVKRYGMAGPIPDRKVGSCAVVAIDPEVITAKFAPRQ